A region from the Triticum aestivum cultivar Chinese Spring chromosome 3D, IWGSC CS RefSeq v2.1, whole genome shotgun sequence genome encodes:
- the LOC123080149 gene encoding probable membrane-associated 30 kDa protein, chloroplastic — protein sequence MEIRAPPTSLRLATPPSTASFRPVALRTSFLSGSVSLRAVQVRQSNVNRFKCNAIRSNLFDRLTRVVRSYANAILSSFEDPEKILDQAVLEMNDDLIKMRQATAQVLASQKRPENKYKAAEQADADWYRRAQLALQKGEEDLAREALKRRKSYAENASSLKAQLDQQKSVVENLVSNTRLLESKIAEAKQKKDTLKACAQSAKTATKVSEMLGNVNTSGALSAFEKMEEKVMTMESQAEALGQLGADDLEGKFAMLETTSVDDDLAQMRKELSGRSLKGELPPGRAAASKSGSPFRDTEIEKELNELRKKAKEY from the exons ATGGAGATTAGGGCCCCGCCGACGAGCCTCAGGCTCGCGACGCCGCCTTCAACCGCCAGCTTCCGCCCGGTCGCCCTCCGGACCTCCTTCCTCAGCGGCAGCG TTTCTCTTCGAGCTGTGCAAGTACGTCAATCAAATGTCAACAGATTTAAGTGCAACGCCATACGGAGTAACCTCTTCGATAGACTAACTAGGGTTGTCAGG TCCTATGCAAATGCAATTCTGAGTTCATTTGAAGACCCTGAGAAGATCCTAGATCAAGCGGTCTTGGAGATGAATGATGATTTAATAAAGATGCGGCAAGCCACTGCACAG GTCTTGGCATCTCAAAAGAGGCCTGAGAACAAGTACAAAGCTGCCGAACAAGCTGATGCTGATTG GTATCGGAGGGCTCAACTTGCTCTTCAAAAGGGTGAAGAGGATCTTGCTCGTGAAGCCCTTAAACGGCGTAAATCATATGCT GAAAATGCAAGCTCGTTAAAGGCCCAGCTTGATCAGCAGAAGAGTGTCGTCGAAAATCTTGTTTCAAATACCAGG CTTCTTGAGAGCAAGATAGCAGAGGCCAAGCAGAAAAAGGATACCCTAAAAGCCTGTGCTCAATCAGCAAA GACCGCAACAAAAGTGAGTGAAATGCTGGGGAATGTGAATACAAGTGGTGCCTTGTCAGCGTTTGAGAAGATGGAGGAGAAAG TTATGACTATGGAATCCCAAGCTGAGGCACTTGGTCAATTAGGAGCTGATGATCTAGAAGGAAAG TTTGCAATGCTTGAGACTACATCGGTTGACGATGATCTTGCACAAATGAGAAAAGAACTGTCCGGGAGATCTTTG AAGGGCGAACTCCCTCCGGGCAGAGCCGCAGCCAGCAAATCAGGTAGCCCCTTCCGAGACACAGAGATTGAGAAGGAGCTAAATGAGCTGCGGAAGAAGGCCAAAGAGTATTAG
- the LOC123075172 gene encoding galactose mutarotase, whose translation MAAMSMKTMMALALLLCLAVAASLGGVEARKHPGKETLGYYELRRGEFSMVVTNWGATILSVRLPDKNGRIDDVVLGYKTIGGYVNDTTYFGALVGRVANRIAGGRFTIKNHPYHTYTNDGNNTLHGGHRGFNQVFWSVRERATGAFPYITFYYRSGDGEEGFPGALDVLVTYKIDGDYSYSVTMYARPVDKPTPVNLAQHTYWNLRGHGRGTVLDHSVQIFASAVTPVGGDLIPTGAVTPVAGTPFDFRAPAAPGARIAEVEGGYDINYVLDGRDADGQGVRKVAVVSEATSGRVMELWGDQPGVQFYTGNFLKGDEGKGGAVYEKHGGLCLETQDFPDAVHNPKFPTEIYRAGQVYKHYMLYKFSIAGK comes from the exons ATGGCGGCGATGAGCATGAAGACGATGATGGCGTTAGCGCTGCTCCTGTGCCTGGCCGTGGCCGCGTCGCTGGGAGGCGTGGAGGCGAGGAAGCACCCGGGGAAGGAGACCCTGGGGTACTACGAGCTGCGCCGGGGCGAGTTCTCCATGGTGGTCACCAACTGGGGCGCCACCATCCTCTCCGTCCGACTCCCCGACAAGAACG GGCGCATCGACGACGTTGTTCTTGGGTACAAGACCATCGGAGGTTATGTG AATGACACCACCTACTTCGGCGCGCTGGTGGGGCGGGTGGCGAACCGGATCGCCGGCGGGCGGTTCACGATCAAGAACCACCCCTACCACACCTACACCAACGACGGCAACAACACGCTCCACGGCGGCCACCGCGGGTTCAACCAGGTGTTCTGGTCGGTGCGGGAGCGGGCCACCGGCGCCTTCCCCTACATCACCTTCTACTACCgcagcggcgacggcgaggagggcTTCCCGGGCGCCCTGGACGTGCTCGTCACCTACAAGATCGACGGCGACTACTCGTACAGCGTCACCATGTACGCCCGCCCCGTGGACAAGCCGACGCCCGTGAACCTGGCGCAGCACACGTACTGGAACCTGCGCGGGCACGGGCGGGGCACCGTCCTCGACCACTCCGTCCAGATCTTCGCGTCCGCCGTCACCCCCGTCGGCGGCGACCTCATCCCCACGGGCGCCGTGACGCCCGTCGCCGGCACGCCCTTCGACTTCCGCGCCCCGGCGGCGCCCGGCGCGCGCATCGCGGAGGTGGAGGGGGGCTACGACATCAACTACGTGCTGGACGGCCGCGACGCGGACGGGCAGGGGGTGCGCAAGGTGGCGGTGGTGAGCGAGGCCACGTCCGGGCGGGTGATGGAGCTGTGGGGCGACCAGCCCGGCGTGCAGTTCTACACCGGCAACTTCCTCAAGGGCGACGAGGGCAAGGGCGGCGCCGTGTACGAGAAGCACGGCGGGCtgtgcctggagacgcaggacttCCCCGACGCCGTGCACAACCCCAAGTTCCCCACCGAGATCTACCGCGCGGGCCAGGTGTACAAGCACTACATGCTCTACAAGTTCTCCATCGCCGGCAAGTAG